Genomic window (Aricia agestis chromosome 7, ilAriAges1.1, whole genome shotgun sequence):
TAATTTTTCCCATCCTTGACTATGCCGACTCCTGCTACTTAGACTTGACTGATGAGCTTTTAACAAAATTAGAACGTTTGCAAAATCTTTGCATACGTTTTATTTTTGGCTTAAAAAAGTTCGACCATATATCAGCTCTATCTGTTGTCTTGTATCACATCtttctccgtagggctgctgtaagaaatttcttttgaaataagcagttcctttgtgtcgtctttcaatgtcaatttttatgtaaatagtgtcttgtgtgcaataaatctatactaatattataaatgcgaaagtatctctgtctgtctgtctgtctgtctcactttcacgccaaaactactgaaccgattgcaataggctacattttgatgtgggaaaatatcttatttccatgaaaatatcaatgaaaattcgcattgcgcgtgggccGTGgccgtggccagcgctcatcccgggggtcctgggttcgagtcccgcaggcggaacaaaaagttttcaatgttcctgggtcttggatgtgtattactAGAATaactagagtctgagaaaggacattacaaggctacattttgatgtgggaaaatatcttattttcatgaaaatatcgatgaaaattaattcgctcgcctcgccgctgccattccggtgtagcgcggcccttaattaatcaaaatacccaaaaacagttgtgcagtgtgcacataatctatactaatattataaatgcgaaagtatatctgtctgtctgtcagtctcgctttcacgccaaacgccaaaactaccgaaccgattgtaatgaaattttgtatacagatagtctaaagcctgagaaaggacataggctacttttttactggaaaaaagggttgtaagggtcgtaaatttgttcaaaaaattcataatagatggcgccgtgcgtcttctacatcgcgctgacgcttgctcaaaagtctttctataagaggtggtatcatcttacatttaagtctcgatttttttcgattgttatatctattctacggtattaaataactcagtactttatctgtgcaggcagtgacgtaaccaaatttcaccaacgactgttaaagttaatgctcgaattagtatcacgttagctgtttcgtttttcatatgaatgaaagagaaaacaggacattttaacaagctgttaacactaacagacgttggtgaaattggggctaaacctatcaatgataaatagtttatgggtaaagttgtgtaattggggggctgaataagctttaaaatttggcataaaatacaaagtttaatataaaaaaatgaagtacttattgtgtgcacactgcacagctgtattgatttaaggggtaccagggttttttttataaaagcttttgacaccaattttgttgacatcgcgcgctataaactgatgtccacgcggacgaagtcgcgggcaacagctagtgttaaataaaataaaaaataaaaaacggaCATGTACGACATGTCGCGGGACGGCGCGTAAATTCCAACGCGgtatagcccgtcaaaaaagtcacgacattaatagagtcgccacttgtttccggtgtggcctcttatggccacactgtatccagtcactataaaagattttgatactttatattaagtacAGTGTAAAAAAcacgtaaatattattatgatttatatataatatgtagttaagaaaatttgaaataattatgatgtagttatgtgtgtgtttaatttacgacattacaagaaacaatctaatctatgtaaagtattataatctttgtatgtgccatagtctgtctctgtcaagaaagtgaagaaattaaaaagtggcaacatcgtagtgtcatccctttcaaatcaatctaagaaaaaagggatgacattacgatgtttccactttttttttaatttcttcactttcttgatggactatataaaaatgcaataactcgtttaaacggttgaaccgatgtggctaattttagtctttaaatattcctggaagtccagggaaggtttataagtgacccgaagttcaccgggacatccaGTCACTAGTGAGACatattaaacacttgaccgttatttgaagcataataattgagataggcacttccgtttccgcagattttacctccttttctttcctgaatgtttgtagctctgtcaaccttggcgccatcatcgagcaggtagagggagaattcccgctcgactatgatcattggCGTTTTGTTTTCCGCACCGCACACTCGTGCTCAGAAATCATTACGTATTATACCTCCTTATAACtcctagttatataatttaagtaaaaagttaaataatttcaGTGTTGTGTTTTTACCGTTTTTCAAGTGTTTTGGTAATTcacgtaagttatatttttatacattttttcttaaGAAAAGATtaacatttcatattaataacgattttatcGTTCGTATCGTTACTATAATAAcgattataaatttaaatactacatttaaatttttaaatattaattttctagttaagttcttgtgtttgagttctttcctaggttaaggtagctattaataatgaataacgaatgtaaatttattaatgattcggTAGTGACACCAGCTAACGATAGATTTGAAACTACCCACTAATgtggttattaaaaaaaagctaaATTAAATCAAGAGGTTAATGAACTTAACAAAAAGGTTAACGTACAAAAGGGTAAGGCATGATATCTCTTACCcttttgtacgtgggagagccatgcttcggcacgaatgggccggctcgaccggagaaataccacgtcctcacagaaaaccggcgtgaaacagcgcttgcgctgtgtttcgccgagtgagtgagtttaccggaggcccaatcccctaccctattcccttccctgtcctcccctattcccttcccttccctctcctattaccctattccctcttaaaaggccggcaacgcacttgcagctcttctgatgctgcgagtgtccatgggtgacggatgttgctttccatcaggtgacccgtttgctcgtttgcccccttatttcataaaaaaaaaaacctaccaacatagatatcagaaacaacagcataccaataataaatactaaatggtaggcctcatgtagacacgacgttctatacgagtaagtgttaactttgttaacctacttagaaataaatatttttcatttcatttcatttcattaaataGTTTaagggtaaagctaaagttgtgtaaaaaagtttaattttaaaaaaaaattgcgcacactacacggctgttttgggtattttgatttaaggggtaccagggttttaaaaagcttttgacaccaattttgttgacaccgcgcgctataaactgaagtccacgcggacgaagtcgcgggcaacagctagtgaacAATATAAAAGCAAAACCTATTGAGCAATACTGATCTAACGATAaagaatgaaaaaatataaaaattaatcagtttcggtatagatgagatgctaagatgcaattatttttgcaaaatttaaaaaattatttaattttttaaattttgcaaatttaaaactataggcgacccaatgatattctacttataagtacagatatgttacgtccatactattttccggcttaaatctcttccgaacaattttcaaattcaaaattgcaaacattgacaaatttgtcaaatttaaatttgacaatttgttaaaaataaatgaaacaaaagatacgaaaaaccatttacataaaagagacagttctatttttaaacgtcgaatcgtatcgctgtctctttcttcgcctgagctatgacgaaaattcgtttttttttcagattgttcgaaaaatttgaatttgaaaatgtaaataaaatataaataatcgaggtatttattgcaattaagacatgtggtaagagattccatgtgttttgtttactttcgagtcataattggtacattctcgaaacacgcacgacgtcattttcaatttatttagggacaagacgcggcacgtttgtgactgcgctcgatgcagactaaataacaggcggcccaattgggccgtatttgaatcttcacaacgcgcgcggtagtaacataatttatctgctttgagtttttcatcattgggtCCACAAGtgtggacctatacagacctaacgataaagaatgcaaaaatataaaaattaatcagtttcggtttttatgagatgctaagatgcaattaagtattattttttttgcaaaatttaaaaaaatatttattaaaaaactacaaaaaaccaaacaaaaattattgtggacctatacagatctaacgataaagaatgcaaaaatttaaaaattaatcagtttcggtttagatgagatgctaagatgccaggtttttttgcaaaatttaaaaaaatattaaaaaactataggggacctaacgaaaattatcatggtggacctatacagaccttacgtagacctatcgattaaggtcattttgatttcaaaaatcctTCGCTGGGGTACTAAATTTGTGCAGGTATGAAACACTATTTTGTTCCTGTGaaaagcataatatattttagatgaTTATAATATGCTCAAATTACGACCTTCATAAATTCTCAAGAGTCAGTAAAAgctgaataatataatactcagaattatattttaccgTCCAGACTGTAGAACTGTAGAAGTATAACGAAGCCTCAAAGAATTTATTCATGTACGCAAGATGCAATAAAAGTCTAAGGTCGTCAATGGTCACTTAAGGAAGAGAAattggaaaagaaattgaccTTGCTCAAGACGTAGGTATCCGAAAAgaccaagaagaagaaaaagcaACATTATGATGTTTTTTGTTTTACCCTTTAGTGAAAACAGAATTAGATAATACATTGATACTAacgaaaatatttcttttatagtTATATCAGACAAAATTCTAAGAAACACCTTTAAGATCGGACTAAATGAAAAAAGTTACAGACGAATTTGTgaaaaaagttgttttttcGCTTTCCTGAAGTCGTGTTTTGGCCCTTACATTAAGTGATATTTCCGGTGTCTATTTGTGCCTTTTCAGCCTTTTTTTGTAGAATTTTATCTTTAAGGAATTCGGAGATACAGTTATCTCCGAATTCCTTAAAGATAAAATTCTACAAAAAATTGAGCAGATGTGCCTTTTTTTCTgattctaaataatattatgtatatttttttttttatgaaataagggggcaaacgagcaaacgggtcacctgatggaaagcaacttccgtcgcccatggacactcgcagcatcagaagagctgcaagtgcgttgccggccttttaagagggtatagggtaataggggagggtagggaagggaagggaagggaatagttgagggtagggaagggaatagggtaggggttaggggattgggcctccggtaaactcacttactcggcgaaacacagcgcaagcgctgtttcacgtcggtttttataacttaatttttcaaaaaatgttagtTGTGCCCATTTTTCTTACGACGGCCGACTTACACTCCGTGCCATTGAGATACTATAGACTGGaaagagccttatatcggtgtataagtgtcaaaagcgtgtaatgttatgtcctacttactagggcataacaaaggagtcggtctgcatatttcatgtaggtaataaaagtgttaataaaggtttttagtgaacatttaatgctagatattgttgagttttgtggttccgctaaataataaaccataagaatggccaaagaatgcctcaaacacgtggatttaacatgaaatacgtaagttttgaacaacattttttgggcttttcaatcggtatttttgtaagctaaaatgataatttataagtttattaatcccttattcgtgctatataaggcatcaatgctaaaaatgtcacataattttttaatttggctataaaaattgcatagctttttacgtgagtttacggattctcatcacttgaactatagttaatctaCTTTATTGCTCCGTGCGTTTATTAgtaccattgaggtactatattatactggagagagccttatatcggtgtataagcgtcaaaagcgtgtaatgttatgtcctacttactaggacataacagaggagtcggtctgcatatttcatgtaataaaagtgttaataaaggtttttagtgaacatttaatgctagatattgttgagttttgtggttccgctaaataataaaccataagaatagccaaagaatgcctcaaacaagtggatttaacattaaatacgtaagttttgaaaaacgttttttgggcttttcaatcagtatttttgtaagctaaaaagataatttataagtttattaatcccttattcgtgctatataaggcattagtgctaaaaatgtcacatcaattaagaATTTGGCTATAAAAGTTGCATAGCTTtgtacgtgtgtttacggattctcatcacttgaactataatatagttaatcgatctcatgaactaattgactttctttcctgaatcataatgtgcttcgaaataatcgacaaatagaaatattcaagaaaataaacgcacactacttgtatgaaaataagcacaaaatggctacgcgatgacgggctatgactacatctatactataatactttatctatgattAGTACAGTATATAAGTCTATGGTGCTAGTAGTGAATAGTGATGTGCCAACTCGGAAAAAACTAAACTCGATATATGccgaattaaaaattaaaattcatgtAACTCGGTTTGAACTCGAGTTTACTGGATGGACAagtgaatgttttttttttttttaacagtttATTCCCCCTTTATGcgaaataaatagttaaaaaattggAACCGGcaaatgatatttttatctgtttcaattctttaatttttatattatttaagtatttattataagtaaaaaaactcGAGTTAACTTGAGTTAGTGACTCGAGTTGACCATCACTATGTGCTAGTACTTCATACGGCATACCACTCGAACCAGTTAcagattaatatattatatattatgtagcttgctacatattattatattaatctgTGACTCGAACTCATGTGACTCATGACTCGTGACTCAACAATACAAAAATCACTACTCTAAGCTGTGACTAAACTACACGACTCGAAAGTCGAAACTAGTTATTCGGTTACATGATGTGGCCtgtataatataactagagCTATCTCTAGTTATTGTAACTACTTAACTAGTGACGTGAAATAACGCCCAACGGCCAACCCTAGTAACCTAGTTTGTATACAAACAACCATCAAACAACAAACtaaaaacttcaaagttttgtCACAGACCGTTTTGACACACTTTgtagtttataaaatgaaaaaacgTTCGGCTAGGGTTTCAGAGGCCCAGtggaatataatactaaattttcTCGACAGAAACCCTAGCTTAGCCAAGTCAAGAAGCTATAACAATAGCGCAAAAGGACGTGCCCAAGCCACACAATTGTGGCAAGAAGTAGCCGACGCACTTAATGCTGAAGTTTCGGGAACTTATAAAACTCCCAAAGATTGGTCCATTGTAAGTAAATACCGTAACCAATCATCTTCAAATTgttaaacagggtgtaacactAAGTGATTCATTCAGCTCTACTATTTAAATACTAATCTGtgcattcagcgctgctaccatcacaattcacagtgaactctctacaaggaatataatacaaactctaaagcattgtcacttagttttgttataccttgtaTAAATTGGACAAATGCATTTGtgattaatataagtatttttttagtatGTCAGCAACTATAAAAGCAAGTTAAAGAAAATAGTTTCTGGCATAAATGCTGATGTGAGTGGGACTGGAGGAGGACCTCCCCGAGGGGGTTCCCTTACCCATATAGACACTCGCTTCCTGGCCATCATGGAACAGGGATTTGCCAAAACAGAGCCAGATGTGAGCGTCAAAGCCTTTTCCGAGGtaataattcaaatatttcatgaTTGGAACTAGTTTAGTTAAGaaaagcaattattattaatattatttttttcattagcAGCCTTATTCACCAACTCCGATACCATTTCATGGTACCGAAGAGGTTATCATGTGAgtaacatattatacatatattaatacttatatatGTATAGGTATCTATAATACATACTTACTGAAAAAATTTTGTTCATAGATTTATTAATGAATTCTTATTTTAGATTTCCTGAAGTGGAGATTGTGAAGCCTGAGCCTAATTCTCCTGCCTCAGTCGAGCAGGGGGAAAGGGAGGCTGATGATGTTTTTAGCAAAGACAGAAAAGAACCGGAGCCGTCATTGCCGAGAAGAACAAGACAACAGCGATACCGCAGTAagtataatatcaatatttttaaccaaGAAGTATCATGAATTacggtttttaaattttattaaaatattatttcagaaCGTCCATCAACTCCTTTGGTTGAGGCTCGCCGGATCTTGCAAAAAGTAGAATTGCAGCGTTCTGCAGCAGAGCTGCGTAATGCTGAAGCTCTAAATCTAATTGGGCAGAATATTGGACGCCTAGCTGATGTTCTAGAAAGATTTTTAGCGAGGGACATGTCCTAAGtgcatattatgttttaataatattgtgtctgTTATGTttcaaaaatgtttgttttgtatataatatattactttgtgtgtataaataatgtttaattgtaatgtaaTACTTAACGAATAAAAGTGATCatttattttagatattattctTTAATTTAAATTGCTCTTTTGCAGTACTTAAAGAccttttcaaacaaaaaaaaagttttgattGGCTATGAATTttaaaggggtttgggtaatattggcgttattttcaagtttcgcggccactcaccaaaccggcatattatgaaagaacatatcaaggggagtaaactttattatgggagacatatagctaaactatatcggagccgagatattagacattttaagttcgtatttacaactaaaagtaaattcaatcataacatgaatactcaggaaaataaaaaaaacggcattatttattagcataaagccttcttcgataatatatgggctatccaacacaaaaataatttttcaaatcgaacaagcaattcctgagattagcactttcaaacacacaaacacttcagcttcattatattagtatacaggatataacaaaactaagtgacatactttagtgtgtgtactgtgtatgagccCCGTGTATATAGAGTTtagtgtaaaagtagtagcgctgaaagaaaacatatttcttttttcacttttgtatggggaaactctttacgccagggcgcttgcccatgcaaatcacaaaaaaaatgtctttcagcgctgcttctttcacagtgaactctatacaatgGACACATAATACCTATATActctaac
Coding sequences:
- the LOC121728749 gene encoding uncharacterized protein LOC121728749 isoform X4: MKKRSARVSEAQWNIILNFLDRNPSLAKSRSYNNSAKGRAQATQLWQEVADALNAEVSGTYKTPKDWSIYVSNYKSKLKKIVSGINADVSGTGGGPPRGGSLTHIDTRFLAIMEQGFAKTEPDPYSPTPIPFHGTEEVIIFPEVEIVKPEPNSPASVEQGEREADDVFSKDRKEPEPSLPRRTRQQRYRKRPSTPLVEARRILQKVELQRSAAELRNAEALNLIGQNIGRLADVLERFLARDMS
- the LOC121728749 gene encoding uncharacterized protein LOC121728749 isoform X1, giving the protein MKKRSARVSEAQWNIILNFLDRNPSLAKSRSYNNSAKGRAQATQLWQEVADALNAEVSGTYKTPKDWSIYVSNYKSKLKKIVSGINADVSGTGGGPPRGGSLTHIDTRFLAIMEQGFAKTEPDVSVKAFSEQPYSPTPIPFHGTEEVIIFPEVEIVKPEPNSPASVEQGEREADDVFSKDRKEPEPSLPRRTRQQRYRKRPSTPLVEARRILQKVELQRSAAELRNAEALNLIGQNIGRLADVLERFLARDMS
- the LOC121728749 gene encoding uncharacterized protein LOC121728749 isoform X2, coding for MKKRSARVSEAQWNIILNFLDRNPSLAKSRSYNNSAKGRAQATQLWQEVADALNAEVSGTYKTPKDWSIYVSNYKSKLKKIVSGINADVSGTGGGPPRGGSLTHIDTRFLAIMEQGFAKTEPDVSVKAFSEPYSPTPIPFHGTEEVIIFPEVEIVKPEPNSPASVEQGEREADDVFSKDRKEPEPSLPRRTRQQRYRKRPSTPLVEARRILQKVELQRSAAELRNAEALNLIGQNIGRLADVLERFLARDMS
- the LOC121728749 gene encoding uncharacterized protein LOC121728749 isoform X3 produces the protein MKKRSARVSEAQWNIILNFLDRNPSLAKSRSYNNSAKGRAQATQLWQEVADALNAEVSGTYKTPKDWSIYVSNYKSKLKKIVSGINADVSGTGGGPPRGGSLTHIDTRFLAIMEQGFAKTEPDQPYSPTPIPFHGTEEVIIFPEVEIVKPEPNSPASVEQGEREADDVFSKDRKEPEPSLPRRTRQQRYRKRPSTPLVEARRILQKVELQRSAAELRNAEALNLIGQNIGRLADVLERFLARDMS